The Sorangiineae bacterium MSr11367 genome window below encodes:
- a CDS encoding AgmX/PglI C-terminal domain-containing protein: MRARAWTMLVAAALVCACGGAQQEAQSPETDTETTAQRVRPQGSGMQMSTELGSIDSRAVEQTFWRLQNKLQSCYRKGLQRVEYLEGDVKVFLRVGQDGTARYGYMEESSLGDRESEKCMMDVLTSSAWPKPQGGEAEVRNSFGFDPPSDVRAPVSWSSDRVADAIGKHADSLGKCKEGVSGRFRATAYIEPDGKQGKFQAIGITPPSKEGIDKLDCLADALKSAPLPSPGSYAAKVSFDL; this comes from the coding sequence ATGCGCGCACGAGCGTGGACGATGCTCGTGGCCGCGGCGCTGGTATGCGCCTGCGGAGGCGCACAACAAGAGGCGCAGTCGCCCGAAACGGACACGGAGACCACCGCGCAGCGTGTACGGCCGCAAGGCTCGGGCATGCAGATGTCGACGGAGCTCGGCTCGATCGATTCGCGCGCGGTGGAGCAGACCTTCTGGCGCCTGCAGAACAAGCTGCAATCCTGTTACCGGAAGGGCCTTCAGCGCGTCGAATACCTGGAGGGCGACGTCAAAGTCTTCCTCCGCGTCGGCCAAGATGGCACGGCCCGATACGGCTACATGGAGGAGTCCTCCCTGGGCGATCGCGAAAGCGAGAAGTGCATGATGGACGTGCTCACCTCCAGCGCGTGGCCCAAGCCCCAAGGCGGCGAGGCCGAAGTGCGAAACAGCTTCGGCTTCGATCCTCCCAGCGACGTACGCGCCCCGGTCAGCTGGAGTTCGGACCGCGTCGCCGACGCCATCGGCAAACACGCCGACTCCCTCGGCAAATGCAAAGAGGGCGTGAGCGGCCGCTTTCGCGCCACCGCCTACATCGAACCCGACGGCAAGCAGGGTAAATTCCAAGCCATCGGCATCACCCCCCCGAGCAAAGAGGGCATCGACAAACTCGACTGCCTCGCCGACGCCCTGAAGAGCGCCCCTCTCCCCAGCCCGGGCAGCTACGCCGCCAAGGTGAGCTTCGATTTGTGA
- a CDS encoding DMT family transporter — MDTTERAGRHGTALMVAGGAVLGTVGLFVEQAGQAPFTAVWFRCVFGAAALWLWGVLRKRDAELRLRGRALVAAVATGLLMTANWALFFAALDRVSIAVATVVFHVQPIWVMAAGVLWLGEPFSRVRAFATGLALAGLVLATGLLEDHGTVSAGYVVGLLMCLGGSVAYAGVTLIAKMATGASSFALAWWQCVVGAIVLGWWPLAHGLPPLGAAWGWLAGLGVIHTGLAYVLLYAGMSLLPASRIAVLQFVYPGCAVVMDWLVYDRALSTAQTVGMLLIGLAQFLRVSPTRGGR, encoded by the coding sequence ATGGATACGACGGAGCGCGCCGGTCGCCACGGAACGGCGCTGATGGTCGCTGGGGGCGCTGTGCTCGGCACGGTGGGGCTATTCGTGGAACAAGCGGGCCAGGCGCCGTTCACCGCGGTGTGGTTCCGGTGCGTCTTCGGCGCGGCGGCGCTCTGGCTATGGGGCGTGCTGCGAAAGCGCGATGCGGAACTGCGGCTCCGCGGGCGCGCGCTCGTGGCGGCCGTCGCCACGGGGCTGCTCATGACGGCCAACTGGGCGCTCTTTTTTGCAGCGCTCGATCGCGTGTCCATTGCGGTGGCGACCGTCGTGTTTCACGTGCAGCCGATATGGGTCATGGCTGCCGGGGTTCTGTGGCTGGGCGAGCCTTTTTCCCGCGTGCGTGCGTTCGCCACGGGCCTTGCGCTCGCAGGGTTGGTGCTGGCCACGGGCTTGCTCGAAGATCACGGCACGGTGTCGGCCGGGTACGTGGTCGGCTTGCTCATGTGCCTGGGTGGATCGGTGGCCTATGCCGGGGTCACGCTCATCGCGAAGATGGCCACGGGCGCGAGCTCGTTCGCGCTGGCGTGGTGGCAATGCGTCGTGGGGGCCATCGTGCTCGGGTGGTGGCCGCTCGCGCACGGCCTTCCGCCGTTGGGTGCGGCATGGGGCTGGCTCGCCGGCCTCGGCGTGATCCACACCGGGCTGGCGTACGTGCTGCTCTACGCGGGCATGAGCCTTTTGCCGGCGAGCCGCATCGCCGTGCTGCAGTTCGTCTACCCCGGGTGCGCGGTGGTGATGGACTGGCTCGTCTACGACCGCGCGCTCAGTACGGCGCAAACCGTGGGGATGCTGCTCATCGGCCTGGCGCAGTTTCTCCGGGTCAGCCCAACACGTGGCGGGCGATGA
- a CDS encoding LysR substrate-binding domain-containing protein encodes MHTAELQLDWLRAFVAVVDAGSLAAAVPQLHRSPSALSMQLKKLEDAAGAQVLVRDPRHMALTPTGRELLGYARRMLELHDEALAALHGPQVTGRVVLGVPDDYAFAYLTPLLRAFGNQYPGVEICLMCEQSTLLVPKVQRGEVDLAVVTRDRPGRGTFLFHEPVVWVGSAEYEMWRRDPLPISVYESGSRARRDVVAALSSTHRAYRIVSSSRSIVAQVAAVDSGLAVAAIAASAVPPRLTVLGPEHRLPALPALDVALVRSKTSSRTPAASAMHEQVVRTLRRG; translated from the coding sequence ATGCACACGGCGGAACTTCAGCTCGATTGGCTCCGCGCATTCGTCGCGGTGGTGGACGCAGGCTCGCTGGCCGCGGCGGTCCCGCAGCTGCATCGCTCGCCGTCGGCGCTGAGCATGCAGCTCAAGAAGCTGGAGGACGCGGCCGGCGCACAGGTTCTCGTCCGCGATCCCCGTCATATGGCGCTCACCCCCACGGGGCGCGAGCTTCTCGGCTACGCGCGGCGCATGCTGGAACTGCACGACGAAGCGTTGGCCGCGCTGCATGGTCCCCAGGTTACCGGTCGCGTCGTACTGGGTGTCCCCGACGATTACGCGTTCGCCTATTTGACGCCGTTGCTGCGCGCCTTCGGCAACCAGTATCCAGGCGTCGAGATCTGCCTCATGTGCGAGCAGTCGACCTTGCTCGTGCCCAAAGTGCAGCGCGGTGAAGTCGATCTCGCGGTGGTCACGCGCGATCGCCCCGGCCGCGGCACATTCCTATTCCACGAGCCCGTCGTTTGGGTCGGCTCCGCCGAGTACGAGATGTGGCGCCGCGATCCGCTGCCCATTAGCGTTTACGAATCGGGCAGCCGCGCGCGCCGCGACGTCGTGGCCGCGCTCTCCTCGACGCACCGTGCCTACCGCATCGTCTCCTCCAGCCGCAGCATCGTCGCCCAAGTGGCCGCGGTGGACAGCGGACTGGCGGTTGCGGCGATTGCCGCCTCGGCCGTTCCCCCGCGCCTTACCGTGCTGGGCCCCGAGCACCGCCTCCCCGCGCTCCCCGCCCTGGACGTCGCCCTCGTGCGGAGCAAGACATCGTCACGGACACCGGCCGCGAGCGCCATGCACGAACAAGTGGTTCGTACCCTGCGCCGCGGATGA
- a CDS encoding protein phosphatase 2C domain-containing protein — translation MMDIRSASRTHVGGREVNEDAALERPDLGLFVLADGAGGQGAGDVASQLALDSIASAFEASGEDRADRADVDSFGLYVDARRLVSAIQHANRAVMERRKAGEGLGTTVVAALPAASYGSIHVAHVGDSRCYRWRDGLLELLTEDHSLLKDVLEMWPDMGDDVLKKLPRNVVTRALGMQDPLRVTVRTFELVPRDRYLLCSDGITEALAPFRINALLGMAHSAEEAAESLVDAAREAGARDNITALVVVCMPGEDAEAAPPPSVESAFLVPTGERESVPPHGDDEPEIVILGELGQEWREALDELTRKS, via the coding sequence ATGATGGACATCCGTTCGGCCAGCCGCACGCACGTGGGCGGCCGTGAGGTCAACGAGGACGCGGCCCTCGAGCGTCCCGATCTCGGGTTGTTCGTGCTCGCGGACGGCGCGGGCGGGCAGGGCGCGGGCGATGTGGCGAGCCAGCTTGCCCTGGACAGCATCGCCTCCGCCTTCGAGGCCAGCGGCGAGGACCGCGCCGATCGCGCCGATGTGGACAGCTTCGGCCTTTACGTCGATGCACGCCGCCTGGTCAGCGCCATTCAGCACGCCAACCGCGCCGTGATGGAGCGGCGCAAGGCGGGCGAAGGTCTCGGCACCACGGTGGTGGCCGCGCTTCCCGCGGCGTCGTACGGCTCGATCCACGTGGCGCACGTGGGCGACAGTCGCTGCTACCGGTGGCGCGATGGCCTGCTCGAGCTGCTCACGGAAGATCATTCGCTGCTGAAGGATGTGCTCGAGATGTGGCCCGACATGGGCGACGACGTGTTGAAAAAGCTTCCACGCAACGTGGTGACCCGCGCCCTGGGGATGCAGGATCCGCTTCGCGTCACCGTGCGCACGTTCGAATTGGTGCCGCGCGATCGCTACCTGCTCTGTTCCGACGGCATCACCGAGGCGCTGGCGCCGTTTCGCATCAACGCGCTCCTGGGCATGGCCCATTCTGCGGAAGAAGCGGCCGAATCGCTGGTGGACGCGGCGCGGGAGGCGGGGGCGCGCGACAACATCACCGCCCTCGTGGTGGTGTGCATGCCGGGCGAAGACGCCGAAGCGGCGCCGCCGCCCTCCGTCGAATCGGCGTTCCTCGTCCCCACGGGGGAGCGCGAGAGCGTGCCGCCCCACGGCGACGACGAACCCGAGATCGTCATTTTAGGCGAGCTCGGGCAAGAATGGCGCGAGGCGCTCGACGAGCTGACTCGGAAGTCCTAG
- a CDS encoding acyl-CoA dehydrogenase produces MDFDLTEEQRLIIDTARDFAAREIAPKAAELDKTGRWPAEIVARMAELGFMGMCIPPEYGGGGLDPLSYALAMEEISAACASCGVIMSVNNSLFCDPVYKFGTEEQKKNVLTPVASGQKLGCFGLTEPMSGSDAQTMITTAEKTADGWVLNGAKNWITNGPHADYILVFAVTDRTGGKVRHTAFLVEKGTPGYTQNARDHKLGIHAAHSCTVFFENCKVPDSARVGNVGDGFKVAMATLDGGRIGIASQALGIARAALDVSVQYSKERKSFGVPISQHQAIAFMLANMATELDAARLLTWRAASLKEKGVRHSPESAMAKLYASEMATRVAHKAIQVHGGYGYSTEFPVERHYRDARITEIYEGTSEIQRIVIAASVLA; encoded by the coding sequence GTGGATTTCGATCTGACCGAAGAACAAAGGCTCATCATCGACACGGCGCGGGACTTTGCGGCGCGCGAAATTGCCCCCAAGGCGGCCGAGCTGGACAAGACCGGTCGATGGCCGGCGGAAATCGTTGCCCGCATGGCCGAGCTTGGCTTCATGGGCATGTGCATCCCGCCCGAATATGGCGGCGGTGGACTCGATCCATTGAGCTACGCGCTGGCGATGGAGGAGATCAGCGCCGCGTGTGCCTCGTGCGGCGTCATCATGAGCGTGAACAATTCGCTCTTCTGCGATCCGGTCTACAAATTCGGAACCGAGGAACAGAAGAAGAACGTACTTACGCCGGTGGCGAGCGGGCAGAAGCTCGGGTGCTTCGGCCTCACGGAGCCGATGAGCGGCTCCGATGCGCAGACGATGATCACCACCGCCGAGAAGACGGCGGACGGCTGGGTCCTCAACGGCGCGAAGAACTGGATCACCAACGGGCCGCACGCCGACTACATCCTGGTGTTCGCGGTCACGGACCGCACCGGTGGCAAGGTTCGCCACACGGCGTTCCTCGTGGAAAAGGGCACGCCGGGCTACACGCAGAACGCGCGCGATCACAAGCTGGGCATCCACGCCGCGCACTCGTGCACCGTGTTCTTCGAGAACTGCAAGGTGCCCGACAGCGCCCGGGTCGGCAACGTCGGTGACGGCTTCAAGGTGGCCATGGCCACGCTCGACGGCGGCCGCATCGGCATCGCCTCGCAAGCGCTGGGCATCGCCCGCGCGGCGCTCGACGTGTCGGTGCAGTACTCCAAGGAGCGAAAGAGCTTCGGCGTCCCCATCTCGCAGCACCAGGCCATCGCCTTCATGCTGGCCAACATGGCCACCGAGCTGGATGCCGCGCGCTTGCTCACGTGGCGGGCTGCCTCCCTGAAGGAAAAGGGCGTGCGCCACTCCCCGGAGAGCGCGATGGCCAAGCTGTACGCCAGCGAGATGGCCACGCGCGTCGCGCACAAGGCCATCCAGGTGCACGGTGGCTACGGTTACTCGACGGAGTTCCCGGTGGAGCGTCACTACCGCGACGCGCGCATCACCGAGATCTACGAGGGCACCAGCGAGATCCAGCGCATCGTCATCGCCGCGAGTGTGCTCGCCTGA
- a CDS encoding haloacid dehalogenase-like hydrolase gives MKKVSSEEIFARIEQETLKNPGGAVAFDGDGTLWEGDVAEDFFFTLLQHNDFRAPAVEAMRKDAEEFGIDAHGDAATLARRLFDAYQNAEVYPELRCCEMMTWCCAGWRRDEIHAFAQQVVRERNLVSRLHHDVVAIMNWARQKGIEVLLVSASPRSIVDAAAELLDFPRGQVEAATACFEGDIMAASMAGPVPYDPGKMIAIEARIGKRVLYAGFGDNIYDVAMLKAARLAVTYKPKARLLKRLDEIPGLVELVPSKA, from the coding sequence ATGAAGAAGGTGAGCAGCGAAGAGATTTTCGCACGAATCGAGCAGGAAACCCTGAAAAATCCGGGGGGTGCGGTCGCCTTCGACGGCGACGGGACCCTATGGGAAGGAGACGTCGCCGAGGACTTCTTCTTCACACTTCTTCAACATAACGACTTTCGGGCGCCGGCCGTCGAGGCCATGCGAAAAGATGCCGAGGAGTTCGGCATCGATGCCCATGGCGACGCGGCGACGCTCGCGCGTCGTCTCTTCGACGCTTACCAGAACGCCGAGGTTTATCCCGAGCTTCGTTGCTGCGAAATGATGACGTGGTGCTGCGCCGGCTGGCGTCGTGACGAGATTCATGCCTTCGCCCAACAGGTCGTTCGTGAGCGCAATCTCGTGTCGCGACTGCACCACGATGTGGTGGCCATCATGAATTGGGCGCGTCAAAAAGGCATCGAGGTCCTTCTCGTGAGCGCGTCGCCGAGATCCATCGTCGATGCTGCCGCGGAGTTGCTCGATTTTCCTCGCGGACAGGTGGAGGCGGCAACGGCCTGCTTCGAGGGCGACATCATGGCGGCATCGATGGCCGGACCGGTTCCCTACGATCCGGGCAAGATGATCGCCATCGAGGCGCGCATCGGCAAGCGCGTGCTCTATGCGGGATTCGGCGACAACATTTACGATGTGGCCATGCTGAAGGCGGCACGTCTTGCCGTGACATACAAGCCAAAAGCGCGTCTGTTGAAGCGCCTGGACGAAATTCCAGGCCTCGTGGAACTGGTGCCTTCGAAAGCCTGA
- a CDS encoding endonuclease/exonuclease/phosphatase family protein: MAVTIATYNVKDLFDSTGESDKAHVNRKLDTLAAVVSKVDADVLALQEVGSESVLDRLRERLPGMYGFRMVGTADARGIRCALLSRLPVRSYHVHATEQLDFPRFHEMDPSPFGARIPLRRGIVHAEIDAGALGVVHALVLHFKSARPVPFRRADGVAVEPVTARAEAEGELRTLVWRASEALFVRGLVDDLLTKKPGHHLLVTGDFNDVPGSTALRIVSGAEPNALLSAADALEGERFSVLHRGARAEIDHMLLSSTLRARVTRARYFNEGLRDHSVLPVHEFPTPDSDHAPLVVRFE, translated from the coding sequence GTGGCTGTTACGATTGCAACGTACAATGTGAAAGATCTCTTCGATTCGACGGGCGAATCCGATAAAGCCCATGTAAATCGAAAGCTCGACACGCTTGCAGCCGTCGTTTCCAAAGTGGACGCGGACGTGCTAGCGCTGCAGGAAGTGGGCTCGGAGTCGGTGCTGGATCGGCTGCGCGAGCGGCTGCCGGGCATGTACGGCTTTCGCATGGTGGGCACCGCCGATGCACGCGGGATCCGATGCGCGCTGCTCTCCCGGTTGCCCGTGCGGAGCTACCACGTGCACGCGACCGAGCAGCTGGATTTTCCACGCTTCCACGAGATGGATCCCTCCCCCTTCGGTGCGCGCATCCCGCTGCGTCGGGGCATCGTGCACGCGGAGATCGACGCGGGGGCGCTCGGCGTGGTGCACGCGCTGGTGCTGCACTTCAAGTCGGCACGACCGGTGCCGTTTCGCCGGGCCGATGGTGTCGCCGTGGAACCGGTGACCGCGCGGGCTGAAGCCGAGGGCGAGCTGCGCACCTTGGTGTGGCGCGCCTCGGAGGCACTGTTCGTGCGCGGGCTGGTGGACGACCTTCTGACGAAGAAGCCCGGGCACCATCTGCTGGTGACGGGGGACTTCAACGACGTTCCCGGCTCGACCGCGTTGCGCATCGTGTCAGGAGCGGAGCCGAACGCGCTCCTTTCTGCGGCTGACGCGCTGGAGGGCGAGCGCTTCAGCGTGTTGCACCGCGGGGCCCGCGCGGAGATCGACCACATGCTGCTCTCCTCCACGCTCCGCGCCCGGGTGACGCGAGCGCGGTATTTCAACGAGGGCTTGCGCGATCATTCCGTGCTTCCGGTGCACGAGTTCCCCACCCCCGACTCCGACCATGCCCCGCTCGTGGTACGCTTCGAGTAG
- a CDS encoding TolC family protein gives MRTFIRSTLPISTAVFGGMMFLATGAWAQQPTRPGPQPGTPPPAGAQAAPGRPGAAPAGAQAPKPGAAAPAVTAPTERIPTELTEFSESGLTSEQVGQRAATTSFQAKAQQEALNSAQAKVDAAWAGFLPKITGTARYTRLSTITPQSFGSFTVVGTSQTAPGPVDPNTTSPVPFNFSFPIFLNQYALQGGITIPISDYFLSINQRYTAATHAETAARFDVATARAKSGADGRVAFYNWLRARNQVVVAVLALQDQRNHLTDATNQFTVGNASRADVLRAETNVAAAELTVEQAKNASDLNEKQVRIAIHAKEDERLVPGEGLDASPAPMQGNVKAFTEEALASRFEVKSADANAESARRQAKAQRAGNYPSLSAFGNVYYQNPNQRIVPATDQWRATWDLGAQLTWTPTDIPAAGANASSFEAQAAQIEANKQVTRDGIEVEVMQAYQQVKEADFSTESTKRQLASATEAYRVARELFNAGRGTSTTLTDSETELTRARLAELNARVDARIARVRLEHALGRDTKNVKIQ, from the coding sequence ATGCGCACGTTCATCCGATCGACTTTGCCTATTTCCACAGCCGTGTTCGGCGGAATGATGTTTCTCGCGACGGGCGCTTGGGCGCAGCAACCGACGCGTCCGGGCCCGCAACCGGGGACGCCGCCTCCCGCAGGCGCGCAGGCCGCCCCCGGCAGGCCGGGCGCCGCCCCGGCAGGCGCACAGGCTCCCAAACCGGGCGCCGCGGCGCCGGCGGTGACCGCCCCGACGGAGCGCATTCCAACGGAGCTGACCGAGTTCTCCGAGTCGGGGTTGACCTCCGAGCAGGTCGGGCAGCGGGCAGCAACAACGAGCTTTCAGGCAAAGGCCCAACAAGAAGCGCTCAATTCCGCGCAGGCCAAGGTGGACGCGGCGTGGGCCGGCTTCCTGCCGAAGATCACGGGCACGGCGCGCTATACGCGGCTCAGCACCATCACGCCCCAGTCGTTCGGCAGCTTCACGGTGGTAGGAACCTCACAGACGGCGCCAGGCCCTGTCGACCCCAACACGACCAGCCCCGTCCCGTTCAATTTCAGCTTCCCGATCTTCTTGAACCAGTATGCCCTGCAGGGTGGCATCACGATTCCGATTAGCGACTACTTCTTGAGCATCAACCAGCGGTACACGGCGGCCACGCATGCCGAGACGGCGGCCCGCTTCGACGTGGCAACGGCACGCGCCAAGTCGGGCGCGGACGGTCGTGTGGCGTTCTACAATTGGCTCCGCGCGCGCAACCAGGTGGTCGTGGCAGTCCTGGCGCTGCAGGATCAGAGGAACCATCTCACGGACGCAACGAATCAGTTCACCGTGGGAAATGCCTCACGTGCCGACGTGCTTCGCGCGGAAACGAACGTCGCCGCCGCCGAACTGACGGTGGAACAAGCGAAAAACGCCTCCGATCTGAACGAGAAGCAGGTGCGCATCGCGATCCATGCGAAGGAAGACGAGCGCCTCGTTCCGGGCGAAGGCCTGGATGCGAGCCCTGCGCCCATGCAAGGCAACGTGAAGGCGTTCACCGAGGAAGCGCTGGCCTCGCGCTTCGAGGTGAAGAGCGCCGACGCGAACGCCGAGTCGGCACGACGCCAAGCCAAAGCCCAGCGGGCGGGGAATTACCCGTCGCTCAGCGCCTTCGGTAACGTGTACTACCAGAATCCGAACCAGCGCATCGTGCCCGCGACGGACCAATGGCGGGCCACCTGGGACCTGGGCGCGCAGCTCACGTGGACGCCGACGGACATTCCGGCCGCGGGCGCCAACGCGAGCAGCTTCGAGGCGCAGGCCGCGCAGATCGAAGCGAACAAGCAGGTCACGCGCGATGGCATCGAGGTGGAGGTCATGCAGGCCTACCAGCAGGTCAAAGAGGCCGACTTCTCCACCGAATCGACGAAGCGCCAGCTCGCGAGTGCGACGGAGGCCTACCGTGTGGCCCGGGAGCTCTTCAACGCCGGCCGAGGCACGTCCACGACCCTGACCGATTCCGAGACCGAGCTGACGCGCGCCCGCCTGGCCGAGCTAAATGCCCGCGTCGATGCGCGCATCGCCCGCGTCAGGCTGGAGCACGCCCTCGGTCGCGACACGAAAAACGTGAAGATTCAGTAG
- a CDS encoding acyl-CoA dehydrogenase family protein: MELELNETQKLVQQTARDYARRVILPQAADLDKLEQFPREILRGLGELGLLAVNVPEELGGSAAGAVSYALAMQEIAYACASTAVTMAVTNMVGEVIAAFGTEEQRNHCCPKLASGEWIAGAFALSETGAGSDPGGMRTTARRDGDDWILDGDKQWITSGAHAGVFVVWARTGDATSLPGTRGISCFLVEGGTPGLTAGKPEDKMGLRASNTVPLHFEGCRIPGSALFGSLNGGFKIAMMALDGGRIGISSQAIGIARAALDESVKYAKDRRAFDQPISDFQAIKWKLADMKTELDAAHLLSMRAASLKEKGRPFSREASMAKLFASEAANRICNEAVQIHGGYGYVREFPAERHLRDVRVTTIYEGTSEVQRLVIARHVLG, from the coding sequence ATGGAACTTGAACTCAACGAAACGCAAAAGCTCGTTCAACAGACGGCGCGGGATTATGCGCGGCGGGTGATTCTGCCGCAGGCCGCGGACCTCGATAAGCTCGAGCAATTTCCGCGGGAGATTTTGCGCGGGTTGGGGGAGCTCGGGTTGCTCGCGGTGAACGTGCCCGAGGAGCTCGGGGGCTCGGCGGCGGGCGCCGTGTCCTATGCGTTGGCGATGCAAGAGATTGCGTATGCCTGTGCATCGACTGCGGTCACCATGGCGGTGACCAACATGGTGGGCGAGGTCATTGCGGCCTTCGGCACCGAGGAACAGCGAAACCACTGTTGCCCCAAGCTGGCCAGCGGGGAGTGGATCGCCGGGGCCTTCGCGCTCAGTGAGACCGGGGCGGGGAGCGATCCGGGCGGCATGCGCACCACCGCGCGGCGCGATGGCGACGATTGGATCCTCGACGGCGACAAACAGTGGATCACCAGCGGCGCCCACGCGGGCGTCTTCGTCGTGTGGGCGCGCACCGGCGATGCCACGAGCTTGCCCGGCACGCGCGGCATCTCGTGCTTTCTCGTGGAGGGCGGCACCCCCGGTCTCACCGCGGGCAAGCCCGAGGACAAGATGGGCCTGCGCGCGTCCAACACCGTGCCGCTCCACTTCGAGGGCTGCCGCATCCCCGGCAGCGCGCTCTTCGGGAGCCTCAACGGCGGATTCAAAATCGCCATGATGGCCCTCGACGGCGGGCGCATCGGCATCAGCTCGCAGGCCATCGGCATCGCGCGCGCCGCGCTCGACGAAAGCGTGAAGTACGCGAAGGACCGGCGCGCCTTCGACCAGCCGATCTCCGACTTCCAGGCCATCAAGTGGAAGCTCGCCGACATGAAAACGGAGCTCGACGCCGCCCATCTCCTGTCGATGCGTGCGGCCTCGCTCAAAGAGAAGGGGCGCCCGTTCTCGCGCGAGGCCTCCATGGCCAAGCTGTTCGCCAGCGAAGCGGCCAACCGCATCTGCAACGAGGCCGTGCAGATCCACGGCGGCTACGGTTACGTGCGCGAATTCCCCGCGGAGCGCCACCTGCGCGACGTCCGCGTCACCACGATTTACGAAGGCACCAGCGAAGTGCAGCGCCTCGTCATCGCCCGCCACGTGTTGGGCTGA
- a CDS encoding NAD(P)-binding domain-containing protein translates to MYLAHVGVVGGGPWGLSLAAAAARAGTKALIQSRRDLSSALPAGVEQVANMEELAQRARLLVLAVPSETAAEVARQLGDHVDGRHLVVHAIRGLAGESLEPISRVVRRETPARRIGALSGPAMAEELRDGKPCALICGSQYPEVNAALLAAFASPSLRIYETGDLIGLEWASALVGCLAIGVGYAQAVGVSAGLVATFISRSVEEASRIAAAAGGQERTLLGLAGYGDLLASVAQEARPEVVVGRAFARGLSVEQATAEAKLRVEAIELIPRIMQWATTRGVRIPIFKGLAKGMLAGRTAEDLVRELMAQPVQKLS, encoded by the coding sequence GTGTATCTCGCACACGTCGGAGTGGTGGGCGGTGGCCCGTGGGGTTTGTCGCTGGCAGCAGCAGCCGCGCGCGCCGGAACGAAAGCGCTGATTCAGTCACGGCGTGATCTTTCATCGGCGCTCCCCGCCGGCGTCGAGCAAGTCGCGAACATGGAGGAGCTGGCGCAACGCGCGCGGCTCCTCGTGCTCGCGGTGCCGTCGGAGACCGCGGCGGAGGTGGCGCGCCAGCTGGGCGACCACGTCGATGGCCGCCACTTGGTCGTGCACGCCATCCGCGGGCTCGCCGGCGAGTCGCTGGAGCCCATTTCGCGGGTGGTGCGGCGCGAAACGCCGGCCCGTCGCATCGGCGCGTTGAGCGGCCCTGCCATGGCCGAGGAGCTGCGCGACGGCAAGCCGTGCGCGCTGATCTGCGGCTCGCAGTACCCGGAGGTGAACGCGGCCCTGCTCGCGGCCTTCGCGTCGCCGTCGCTGCGCATCTACGAAACGGGCGACTTGATCGGCCTCGAGTGGGCCAGCGCGCTCGTGGGGTGCTTGGCCATCGGCGTCGGCTACGCGCAAGCGGTGGGGGTGAGCGCAGGCCTGGTGGCAACGTTCATCTCGCGCAGCGTGGAAGAGGCTTCGCGCATCGCGGCCGCGGCAGGTGGCCAAGAGCGCACCCTGCTGGGGCTGGCGGGCTACGGCGATTTGCTGGCCTCCGTCGCGCAGGAAGCGCGGCCCGAGGTCGTCGTGGGGCGCGCCTTTGCGCGCGGCCTGTCGGTGGAGCAAGCGACGGCGGAGGCCAAGCTGCGGGTCGAGGCGATCGAGCTCATTCCGCGCATCATGCAGTGGGCGACGACACGCGGCGTGCGCATCCCCATCTTCAAAGGGCTCGCGAAGGGCATGCTCGCAGGCCGCACCGCGGAAGATTTGGTGCGCGAGCTCATGGCGCAACCCGTACAGAAATTGAGCTAA